Proteins encoded in a region of the Saccharothrix ecbatanensis genome:
- a CDS encoding type I polyketide synthase gives MFPIAHGSEVEPTPARHGAIAVVGLSCRLPGCTSTSAFWELLRQGGKSITQPPRGRWPAAGEIVRYGGFLDAVDEFDPAFFGITPREAAMMDPQQRLMLELSWSALEDAGIVPDRLDRSAVGVFVGAIGDDYAALLHRRGPDSITQYSLTGLSRGIIANRISYFLDLHGPSMTVDTGQSSSLVAVHLACQSLRHGESSLAVVGGVNLNLADETTFATAKFGALSTGDRVFTFDERADGYVRGEGGGVVVLKPLEQAVADRDRIYCVIRGSAMNNDGATDGLTAPSSAAQREVLRLAYKDARIDPGDVQYVELHGTGTKRGDPVEADALGAVLGKAPSRREPLRVASAKTNIGHLEGAAGIVGMVKAALCVWHGHLPPSLNFSSPPSSIPLDELNLRVQESLAQWPDQNGPRIAGVSSFGMGGTNCHVVLTGAPPSPPVDLQVVERADRQSVVTLSATTQEALKEQAVRLAAYLRERPDTDLHALAATLANHRTHFPHRATLTTTTTTDLLHALTALATDQHHQALTQGRVIPGKLAFLFTGQGPQHQHMGRQLHDHHPVFAQAWNEAAHHLGLPPIHQPPPLHQTRWAQPALFALQIALHRQLQHWGIHPDHLIGHSLGEITAAHLAGILTLPDAATLITTRARLMQTLPTTGAMITIHAPHHEVLPHLTGHEHHIAIAAINSPHHTVISGDHHTAHTIAKKFPKTTTLPTRQAFHSPHTNHLLHQLHTTTRTLTYHPPTTPIITTTETPTNPHQLQTPEHWTQHLRTTVHYHHAIQHAHKNNTTHYLEIGPDTTLTTLTKNILHHLNAHHHTTTNTLHPHHPENHTLTNALTTLHTHHNPTPNWQTIHPTTTPPPPDLPTYPFQHHHYWLDSELPITQQSDEDSETTSPEAKHEAVSEEEVRTLVRNATAAIRGVASPREISMESTFTDIGIDSMAGVDLIERIAATTDLRLPPTLLYDRATPAALATRVWELLTGDPAEDGKPESAAVSTTRVDNPSIDDDPIVIVGMGCRLPGGVRSPEDLWNLLIDERDAITGLPDNRGWDLDNLYHPDPQHPGTTYTRHGGFLHNAADFDPAFFGISPREATAMDPQQRHLLETTWETLERAGIDPTTLHGTNTGVFIGATTHDYGPQLQHTPTTLTGYKLTGNTSAVASGRIAYTLGLHGPAITIDTACSSSLVALHLATQAIRNNECDLAITGGATIMSTPGIFLEFSRQQGLAPDGRCKPFSDTADGTAWSEGIGILLIEKLSTARQHNHHIHAIIRATAINQDGATNGLTAPNGHAQQQVINQALTNAKLTHHDIDAVEAHGTGTTLGDPIEAQAIIDTYAQPRQHPLHLGSLKSNIGHTQATAGIAGIIKMTLAINHKTLPKTLHINQPTPHAHWNPHITLTTTTQPWPHTNHPRRAAISSFGISGTNAHTIIEQPPPTTPTTTQPTTTPTTHLLSATTHQALKEQAERLRRHLTEHPRLSLADTAHTLATARARLKYRAAVVSEDHTGLLQGLAEIASGQGGVRGTACDAGKVALVFPGQGAQWVGMAQELIESSPVFAERMRECADALAPHVDWSLPDVLGDAEALAAVDVVQPALFAVMVSLTALWRSHGVEPAAVLGHSQGEIAAACVSGALSLEDAAKVVALRSKVILGLAGHGSMAVVPLPVDEARELLHDSRLSVAAINGPSSVVVSGDSPAIDELIARRPDIRVWRVPVDYASHSAQVESIRDGVLDALAGIRPQKGQIPFFSTVTGAWADGTTLDPAYWYRNLRQTVLFEPAVRALGDQGFRTFIEASAHPVLTMPMEETCPDAVVIGSLRRDDGGMTRFLTSLAESFVRGVDVDPLPGFAGRSVELPTYAFQHRVYWLDTTQAVGTPSAVHDDPPESADMPVDQEVEESVDGESPAPSEYARRLAELPEKQGRDVVLDLVRRHTAEVLGFDSPDEVELTVPFRDMGVDSMAGVDLRNRLVAVTELRLPPTFVFSFPTPMAVAGRVWELLTGNPDTDSRRTTPVTTKTRTSERPVDDDPIVIVGMGCRLPGGVRSPEDLWNLLIDERDAITGLPDNRGWDLDNLYHPDPQHPGTTYTRHGGFLHNAADFDPAFFGISPREATAMDPQQRHLLETTWETLERAGIDPTTLHGTNTGVFIGATTHDYGPQLQHTPTTLTGYKLTGNTSAVASGRIAYTLGLHGPAITIDTACSSSLVALHLATQAIRNNECDLAITGGATIMSTPGIFLEFSRQQGLAPDGRCKPFSDTADGTAWSEGIGILLIEKLSTARQHNHHIHAIIRATAINQDGATNGLTAPNGHAQQQVINQALTNAKLTHHDIDAVEAHGTGTTLGDPIEAQAIIDTYAQPRQHPLHLGSLKSNIGHTQATAGIAGIIKMTLAINHKTLPKTLHINQPTPHAHWNPHITLTTTTQPWPHTNHPRRAAISSFGISGTNAHTIIEQPPPTTPTTTQPTTTPTTHLLSATTHQALKEQAVRLAAYLRERPDTDLHALAATLANHRTHFPHRATLTTTTTTDLLHALTALATDQHHQALTQGRVIPGKLAFLFTGQGPQHQHMGRQLHDHHPVFAQAWNEAAHHLGLPPIHQPPPLHQTRWAQPALFALQIALHRQLQHWGIHPDHLIGHSLGEITAAHLAGILTLPDAATLITTRARLMQTLPTTGAMITIHAPHHEVLPHLTGHEHHIAIAAINSPHHTVISGDHHTAHTIAKKFPKTTTLPTRQAFHSPHTNHLLHQLHTTTRTLTYHPPTTPIITTTETPTNPHQLQTPEHWTQHLRTTVHYHHAIQHAHKNNTTHYLEIGPDTTLTTLTKNILHHLNAHHHTTTNTLHPHHPENHTLTNALTTLHTHHNPTPNWQTIHPTTTPPPPDLPTYPFQHHHYWLDSAPQPVVDDQHFWELVRKGDSAELAGVLGIDADTPLSGLLPALANWARETINVTSGSANGEGVSERNGASAESSADNPVGSTPTVRDRFAAATPDDQVDVLFEVVRAHAAEVLGHAMAGTVEPLRDFIDIGFDSLSATDFRRRLESATGVDLPETLVFDFPTPTRLAEHLRDQLAAVRLDSPSTHS, from the coding sequence GTGTTCCCGATCGCACACGGATCCGAAGTCGAGCCCACACCGGCACGCCACGGCGCGATCGCGGTCGTCGGTCTTTCCTGTCGGCTGCCCGGCTGCACCAGCACATCGGCTTTCTGGGAACTGCTGCGCCAAGGCGGGAAATCGATCACACAGCCGCCCCGCGGCCGGTGGCCGGCGGCCGGAGAAATCGTCCGGTACGGCGGATTCCTCGACGCCGTGGACGAGTTCGACCCGGCGTTCTTCGGGATCACGCCACGCGAAGCGGCGATGATGGACCCACAGCAACGGCTGATGCTGGAGCTGAGCTGGTCGGCCCTCGAGGACGCCGGCATCGTGCCCGACCGGCTCGACCGCTCCGCTGTCGGTGTGTTCGTGGGCGCCATCGGGGACGACTACGCGGCGCTGCTGCACCGACGTGGGCCGGACTCCATCACGCAGTACAGCCTGACCGGTCTCAGCCGCGGGATCATCGCCAACCGGATCTCGTACTTCCTCGATCTCCACGGACCGAGCATGACCGTGGACACCGGGCAATCCTCTTCGCTGGTCGCGGTCCACCTCGCGTGCCAGAGCCTGCGCCACGGCGAGTCGTCCCTCGCCGTCGTCGGTGGGGTGAACCTGAACCTGGCCGACGAGACCACGTTCGCCACAGCCAAGTTCGGGGCGCTCTCCACCGGAGATCGCGTCTTCACCTTCGACGAGCGCGCGGACGGGTACGTCCGGGGCGAGGGCGGCGGCGTGGTCGTCCTCAAACCGCTGGAGCAAGCCGTCGCCGACCGAGACCGGATCTACTGCGTGATCCGGGGCAGCGCGATGAACAACGACGGCGCCACGGACGGACTGACCGCGCCGAGTTCAGCCGCTCAGCGGGAAGTGCTGCGACTGGCCTATAAGGACGCGCGGATCGACCCCGGCGACGTCCAGTACGTCGAACTGCACGGAACCGGCACCAAGCGTGGCGACCCGGTGGAGGCCGATGCCCTCGGCGCGGTCCTGGGCAAGGCGCCGTCCCGCCGCGAGCCGTTGCGGGTGGCCTCCGCCAAGACGAACATCGGTCACCTGGAGGGCGCGGCCGGGATCGTGGGCATGGTGAAGGCCGCGCTGTGCGTGTGGCACGGCCACTTGCCGCCGAGCCTCAACTTCTCCTCGCCGCCGTCGAGCATCCCGCTGGACGAGTTGAACCTGCGCGTCCAGGAGTCGTTGGCGCAGTGGCCCGACCAGAACGGGCCGCGCATCGCCGGCGTGAGCTCGTTCGGCATGGGCGGCACGAACTGCCACGTCGTGCTGACGGGAGCACCGCCCTCCCCGCCCGTCGACCTCCAAGTGGTCGAACGGGCGGACCGGCAATCGGTGGTCACGCTCTCGGCCACCACCCAAGAAGCGCTCAAAGAGCAAGCGGTGCGTTTGGCGGCCTATCTGCGGGAACGTCCCGACACCGATCTGCACGCACTCGCCGCCACACTCGCCAACCACCGCACACACTTCCCCCACCGCGCCACCCTCACCACAACCACCACCACAGACCTGCTCCACGCACTCACCGCACTCGCCACCGACCAACACCACCAAGCCCTCACCCAAGGACGCGTCATCCCCGGCAAACTCGCGTTCCTCTTCACCGGCCAAGGCCCACAACACCAACACATGGGCCGACAACTCCACGACCACCACCCCGTATTCGCACAAGCCTGGAACGAAGCCGCCCACCACCTCGGCCTCCCACCCATCCACCAACCACCCCCACTCCACCAGACCCGCTGGGCCCAACCCGCCCTCTTCGCCCTCCAAATCGCACTACACCGCCAACTCCAACACTGGGGAATCCACCCCGACCACCTCATCGGCCACTCACTCGGCGAAATCACCGCCGCACACCTCGCCGGAATCCTCACCCTCCCCGACGCCGCCACACTCATCACCACACGCGCCCGCCTCATGCAAACCCTCCCCACCACCGGCGCCATGATCACCATCCACGCCCCCCACCACGAAGTCCTCCCCCACCTCACCGGACACGAACACCACATCGCCATCGCCGCCATCAACAGCCCCCACCACACCGTCATCTCCGGCGACCACCACACCGCCCACACCATCGCCAAAAAATTCCCCAAAACCACCACCCTCCCCACCCGCCAAGCCTTCCACTCACCCCACACAAACCACCTCCTCCACCAACTCCACACCACCACCCGCACACTCACCTACCACCCACCCACCACCCCCATCATCACCACCACCGAAACACCAACCAACCCACACCAACTCCAAACCCCCGAACACTGGACCCAACACCTCCGCACCACCGTCCACTACCACCACGCCATCCAACACGCCCACAAAAACAACACCACCCACTACCTCGAAATCGGCCCCGACACCACACTCACCACCCTCACCAAAAACATCCTCCACCACCTCAACGCCCACCACCACACCACCACCAACACACTCCACCCCCACCACCCCGAAAACCACACACTCACCAACGCACTCACCACACTCCACACCCACCACAACCCCACCCCCAACTGGCAAACAATCCACCCCACCACCACACCACCACCCCCCGACCTCCCCACCTACCCCTTCCAACACCACCACTACTGGCTCGATTCGGAACTGCCGATCACGCAGCAGTCGGACGAGGACTCGGAGACCACGTCACCGGAAGCGAAGCACGAGGCCGTTTCCGAAGAAGAAGTAAGGACGCTGGTGCGGAACGCGACGGCCGCTATCCGCGGCGTTGCGTCACCACGCGAGATAAGCATGGAGTCGACGTTCACCGACATCGGCATCGACTCGATGGCCGGAGTCGACCTGATCGAACGAATCGCCGCGACGACGGATCTCCGACTTCCCCCCACTTTGTTGTACGACCGGGCGACTCCGGCGGCGCTGGCGACCCGGGTGTGGGAGCTGCTCACCGGTGATCCGGCCGAGGACGGCAAACCCGAAAGCGCGGCGGTCAGCACGACCAGGGTCGACAACCCCTCGATCGATGACGATCCGATCGTGATCGTGGGCATGGGATGCCGACTGCCCGGCGGCGTCCGATCACCCGAAGACCTCTGGAACCTGCTGATCGACGAACGCGACGCCATCACCGGACTACCCGACAACCGCGGCTGGGACCTCGACAACCTCTACCACCCAGACCCCCAACACCCCGGCACCACCTACACCCGCCACGGCGGATTCCTCCACAACGCCGCAGACTTCGACCCCGCCTTCTTCGGCATCTCACCACGCGAAGCAACCGCCATGGACCCACAACAACGACACCTGCTCGAAACCACCTGGGAAACACTCGAACGCGCCGGAATCGACCCCACAACACTCCACGGCACCAACACCGGCGTCTTCATCGGCGCCACCACCCACGACTACGGACCCCAACTACAACACACACCCACCACCCTCACCGGCTACAAACTCACCGGCAACACCAGCGCCGTCGCCTCCGGACGAATCGCCTACACCCTCGGCCTCCACGGCCCCGCCATCACCATCGACACCGCCTGCTCCTCCTCACTCGTCGCACTCCACCTCGCCACCCAGGCCATCCGCAACAACGAATGCGACCTCGCCATCACCGGCGGCGCCACCATCATGTCCACACCCGGCATCTTCCTCGAATTCAGCCGCCAACAAGGACTCGCCCCCGACGGACGCTGCAAACCCTTCTCCGACACCGCCGACGGCACCGCATGGTCCGAAGGAATCGGCATCCTCCTCATCGAAAAACTCTCCACCGCCCGACAACACAACCACCACATCCACGCCATCATCCGCGCCACCGCCATCAACCAGGACGGCGCCACCAACGGCCTCACCGCCCCCAACGGCCACGCCCAACAACAAGTCATCAACCAAGCACTAACCAACGCCAAACTCACCCACCACGACATCGACGCCGTCGAAGCACACGGAACCGGAACCACCCTCGGCGACCCCATCGAAGCCCAAGCAATCATCGACACCTACGCACAACCCCGCCAACACCCACTCCACCTCGGATCACTCAAATCCAACATCGGCCACACCCAAGCCACCGCAGGCATCGCCGGCATCATCAAAATGACCCTCGCCATCAACCACAAAACCCTCCCCAAAACCCTCCACATCAACCAACCCACCCCCCACGCCCACTGGAACCCCCACATCACCCTCACCACCACCACACAACCCTGGCCCCACACCAACCACCCACGCCGCGCCGCAATCTCCTCATTCGGAATCAGCGGCACCAACGCCCACACCATCATCGAACAACCACCACCCACCACACCCACCACCACACAACCCACCACCACACCCACCACCCACCTCCTCTCCGCCACCACCCACCAAGCACTCAAAGAACAAGCCGAACGGCTCCGCCGACACCTCACCGAGCACCCACGACTCAGCCTCGCGGACACCGCTCACACGCTCGCCACGGCCCGCGCCCGGTTGAAGTACCGCGCCGCCGTCGTGTCCGAGGACCACACCGGCCTCCTCCAGGGACTGGCCGAGATCGCCTCGGGCCAAGGCGGTGTACGCGGAACCGCGTGCGACGCGGGCAAGGTGGCGCTGGTCTTCCCCGGCCAGGGAGCGCAGTGGGTCGGCATGGCACAGGAGCTGATCGAGTCGTCCCCGGTGTTCGCGGAACGGATGCGGGAGTGCGCCGACGCCCTGGCGCCCCACGTCGACTGGTCCCTGCCGGACGTCCTGGGCGATGCCGAGGCGCTCGCGGCCGTCGATGTCGTGCAGCCCGCGTTGTTCGCGGTCATGGTGTCCCTGACCGCCTTGTGGCGGTCGCACGGTGTCGAGCCCGCCGCGGTGCTCGGGCACTCCCAGGGCGAGATCGCAGCGGCTTGCGTCTCCGGTGCGCTGTCGCTGGAGGACGCGGCCAAGGTGGTGGCGCTGCGGTCGAAGGTGATCCTCGGCCTCGCCGGCCACGGCAGCATGGCCGTGGTCCCGCTGCCGGTGGACGAGGCGCGCGAGCTGCTCCACGACAGTCGGCTGTCGGTGGCGGCGATCAACGGGCCGTCCTCTGTGGTCGTCTCCGGTGACTCCCCGGCCATCGACGAGCTGATCGCGCGCAGGCCCGACATCCGGGTCTGGCGCGTTCCGGTGGACTACGCGTCGCACTCCGCACAAGTGGAGTCCATCCGGGACGGTGTGCTGGACGCGTTGGCCGGCATCAGGCCGCAGAAGGGGCAGATCCCGTTCTTCTCCACGGTGACGGGCGCCTGGGCGGACGGCACCACGCTGGACCCGGCCTACTGGTACCGGAACCTGCGGCAGACGGTGCTGTTCGAGCCGGCCGTGCGCGCGCTCGGTGACCAAGGCTTCCGCACGTTCATCGAGGCCAGTGCGCACCCGGTGCTGACCATGCCGATGGAGGAGACCTGTCCTGACGCCGTCGTCATCGGCAGTCTCCGCCGCGACGACGGCGGGATGACCCGGTTCCTGACCTCGCTCGCCGAGTCGTTCGTGCGGGGTGTCGACGTCGACCCGCTGCCCGGGTTCGCCGGCCGGAGCGTCGAACTGCCGACGTACGCGTTCCAGCACCGGGTGTACTGGCTCGACACGACGCAGGCGGTCGGAACGCCGTCGGCCGTCCACGACGATCCGCCCGAGTCCGCCGACATGCCCGTGGACCAAGAGGTCGAGGAGTCCGTGGACGGAGAATCGCCGGCTCCGTCGGAGTACGCCCGCCGACTGGCGGAGCTGCCCGAGAAACAGGGCCGGGACGTGGTGCTCGACCTGGTCCGCCGGCACACCGCCGAGGTGCTCGGCTTCGACTCACCCGACGAGGTCGAGTTGACCGTGCCCTTCCGGGACATGGGCGTCGATTCCATGGCCGGAGTGGATCTGCGCAACCGGCTGGTCGCGGTCACCGAGCTGCGCCTGCCACCGACGTTCGTGTTCAGCTTCCCGACGCCGATGGCGGTGGCCGGACGGGTGTGGGAACTCCTCACGGGCAACCCCGACACGGACAGCCGGCGCACGACACCGGTCACCACCAAGACCAGGACCTCGGAGCGACCTGTCGATGACGATCCGATCGTGATCGTGGGCATGGGATGCCGACTGCCCGGCGGCGTCCGATCACCCGAAGACCTGTGGAACCTGCTGATCGACGAACGCGACGCCATCACCGGACTACCCGACAACCGCGGCTGGGACCTCGACAACCTCTACCACCCCGACCCCCAACACCCCGGCACCACCTACACCCGCCACGGCGGATTCCTCCACAACGCCGCAGACTTCGACCCCGCCTTCTTCGGCATCTCACCCCGCGAAGCAACCGCCATGGACCCACAACAACGACACCTGCTCGAAACCACCTGGGAAACACTCGAACGCGCCGGAATCGACCCCACAACACTCCACGGCACCAACACCGGCGTCTTCATCGGCGCCACCACCCACGACTACGGACCCCAACTACAACACACACCCACCACCCTCACCGGCTACAAACTCACCGGCAACACCAGCGCCGTCGCCTCCGGACGAATCGCCTACACCCTCGGCCTCCACGGCCCCGCCATCACCATCGACACCGCCTGCTCCTCCTCACTCGTCGCACTCCACCTCGCCACCCAGGCCATCCGCAACAACGAATGCGACCTCGCCATCACCGGCGGCGCCACCATCATGTCCACACCCGGCATCTTCCTCGAATTCAGCCGCCAACAAGGACTCGCCCCCGACGGACGCTGCAAACCCTTCTCCGACACCGCCGACGGCACCGCATGGTCCGAAGGAATCGGCATCCTCCTCATCGAAAAACTCTCCACCGCCCGACAACACAACCACCACATCCACGCCATCATCCGCGCCACCGCCATCAACCAGGACGGCGCCACCAACGGCCTCACCGCCCCCAACGGCCACGCCCAACAACAAGTCATCAACCAAGCACTAACCAACGCCAAACTCACCCACCACGACATCGACGCCGTCGAAGCACACGGAACCGGAACCACCCTCGGCGACCCCATCGAAGCCCAAGCAATCATCGACACCTACGCACAACCCCGCCAACACCCACTCCACCTCGGATCACTCAAATCCAACATCGGCCACACCCAAGCCACCGCAGGCATCGCCGGCATCATCAAAATGACCCTCGCCATCAACCACAAAACCCTCCCCAAAACCCTCCACATCAACCAACCCACCCCCCACGCCCACTGGAACCCCCACATCACCCTCACCACCACCACACAACCCTGGCCCCACACCAACCACCCACGCCGCGCCGCAATCTCCTCATTCGGAATCAGCGGCACCAACGCCCACACCATCATCGAACAACCACCACCCACCACACCCACCACCACACAACCCACCACCACACCCACCACCCACCTCCTCTCCGCCACCACCCACCAAGCACTCAAAGAACAAGCGGTGCGTTTGGCGGCCTATCTGCGGGAACGTCCCGACACCGATCTGCACGCACTCGCCGCCACACTCGCCAACCACCGCACACACTTCCCCCACCGCGCCACCCTCACCACAACCACCACCACAGACCTGCTCCACGCACTCACCGCACTCGCCACCGACCAACACCACCAAGCCCTCACCCAAGGACGCGTCATCCCCGGCAAACTCGCGTTCCTCTTCACCGGCCAAGGCCCACAACACCAACACATGGGCCGACAACTCCACGACCACCACCCCGTATTCGCACAAGCCTGGAACGAAGCCGCCCACCACCTCGGCCTCCCACCCATCCACCAACCACCCCCACTCCACCAGACCCGCTGGGCCCAACCCGCCCTCTTCGCCCTCCAAATCGCACTACACCGCCAACTCCAACACTGGGGAATCCACCCCGACCACCTCATCGGCCACTCACTCGGCGAAATCACCGCCGCACACCTCGCCGGAATCCTCACCCTCCCCGACGCCGCCACACTCATCACCACACGCGCCCGCCTCATGCAAACCCTCCCCACCACCGGCGCCATGATCACCATCCACGCCCCCCACCACGAAGTCCTCCCCCACCTCACCGGACACGAACACCACATCGCCATCGCCGCCATCAACAGCCCCCACCACACCGTCATCTCCGGCGACCACCACACCGCCCACACCATCGCCAAAAAATTCCCCAAAACCACCACCCTCCCCACCCGCCAAGCCTTCCACTCACCCCACACAAACCACCTCCTCCACCAACTCCACACCACCACCCGCACACTCACCTACCACCCACCCACCACCCCCATCATCACCACCACCGAAACACCAACCAACCCACACCAACTCCAAACCCCCGAACACTGGACCCAACACCTCCGCACCACCGTCCACTACCACCACGCCATCCAACACGCCCACAAAAACAACACCACCCACTACCTCGAAATCGGCCCCGACACCACCCTCACCACCCTCACCAAAAACATCCTCCACCACCTCAACGCCCACCACCACACCACCACCAACACACTCCACCCCCACCACCCCGAAAACCACACACTCACCAACGCACTCACCACACTCCACACCCACCACAACCCCACCCCCAACTGGCAAACAATCCACCCCACCACCACACCACCACCCCCCGACCTCCCCACCTACCCCTTCCAACACCACCACTACTGGCTCGACAGCGCGCCACAACCCGTTGTCGACGACCAACACTTCTGGGAACTCGTGCGCAAGGGTGATTCCGCGGAACTCGCCGGAGTACTCGGGATCGACGCCGACACACCGTTGAGCGGACTACTGCCCGCGCTCGCGAACTGGGCGAGGGAAACCATCAACGTCACCTCCGGCAGCGCCAATGGGGAAGGCGTATCGGAAAGGAACGGCGCGTCTGCGGAAAGCTCCGCGGATAATCCCGTCGGGTCGACACCGACGGTGCGCGACCGCTTTGCCGCAGCGACCCCGGACGATCAGGTCGACGTGCTGTTCGAAGTGGTCCGCGCGCACGCGGCCGAGGTGCTCGGGCACGCGATGGCCGGCACTGTGGAACCGCTCCGGGACTTCATCGACATCGGCTTCGATTCGCTGAGCGCGACCGACTTCCGGAGGCGACTGGAGTCCGCGACCGGGGTAGACCTGCCGGAAACACTGGTCTTCGACTTCCCGACACCGACCCGACTCGCGGAACACCTGCGCGACCAGCTTGCGGCCGTGCGGCTGGATTCTCCCTCCACGCATTCTTGA
- a CDS encoding FAD-binding oxidoreductase — protein MPDVANTVAKPAERSDVISERNDVVGPVVVTQDDPRYADLSIRGANARMVARPESFQLARNTTEVVRAVTDAVRSGKRIVARSGGHCYENFVSDSSVRIVLDMSEMNAVYFDRERRAFAVEAGATLVHVYQRLFLGWGVTFPGGSCDLGAGGHICGGGYGPLSRKHGLAVDYLAAVEVVVVDRSGTPRVVVATRDPDDPNHDLWWAHTGGGGGNFGVVTRYWLSTPGAPGDAPSDLLPKAPAGVLSSQVMWPWATMDEKSFHRIVRNHGEWHERNSDPASPYNGLYGGLVLLGRGFGEGAGPAVLSFSQIDATDPEADGKLADYVAAIADGVGADPMIAPVTSSPWMALMVKQARLQETPGVRVKLKAAYLKRCYTERQISTCYEWLSTPDPDRGEAAVALQSMGGQTNAVARDATAVAFRDTVLQALYYSTWAEESQDEAALDWMRRFYREMYAETGGVPVPGDVDGGCFVNFPDNDLADPRWNTSGVPWPELFYRDNYPRLRQAKAKWDPNNVFRHALSIELPE, from the coding sequence ATGCCGGATGTCGCGAACACCGTCGCGAAACCTGCGGAACGTTCGGATGTGATCAGCGAACGCAACGATGTGGTGGGCCCTGTCGTCGTGACACAGGACGACCCGAGGTACGCCGATCTGTCCATCCGCGGGGCGAACGCACGAATGGTGGCCAGGCCGGAGTCCTTCCAGTTGGCCCGGAACACCACCGAGGTCGTGCGTGCGGTGACCGACGCCGTCCGCTCGGGCAAGCGGATCGTCGCGCGCAGCGGTGGGCACTGCTACGAGAACTTCGTCAGCGACAGCTCGGTCCGGATCGTGCTGGACATGAGCGAGATGAACGCCGTCTACTTCGACCGCGAACGGCGCGCGTTCGCGGTGGAGGCCGGCGCCACCCTCGTGCACGTCTACCAGCGGCTGTTCCTCGGCTGGGGGGTCACCTTCCCCGGCGGCTCCTGCGACTTGGGCGCGGGCGGGCACATCTGCGGCGGTGGCTACGGTCCGCTGTCCCGCAAGCACGGGCTCGCGGTGGACTACCTGGCCGCGGTCGAGGTGGTCGTCGTGGACCGGTCCGGCACGCCGAGGGTCGTCGTCGCGACCAGGGATCCCGACGACCCGAACCACGACCTCTGGTGGGCCCACACGGGTGGAGGCGGCGGCAACTTCGGCGTGGTGACCAGGTACTGGCTGAGCACGCCCGGGGCGCCCGGCGACGCGCCGTCCGACCTGCTGCCGAAGGCGCCGGCCGGCGTGCTCAGCAGCCAGGTGATGTGGCCGTGGGCGACGATGGACGAGAAGTCCTTCCACCGCATCGTCCGCAACCACGGCGAGTGGCACGAGCGCAACAGTGATCCGGCGTCGCCGTACAACGGTCTGTACGGCGGTCTGGTGCTGCTCGGCCGCGGCTTCGGCGAGGGAGCCGGTCCCGCGGTCCTGTCGTTCTCGCAGATCGACGCGACCGATCCGGAGGCCGACGGGAAGCTGGCGGACTACGTCGCGGCGATCGCCGACGGGGTCGGAGCCGACCCGATGATCGCACCGGTCACCTCATCACCGTGGATGGCGTTGATGGTCAAGCAGGCGAGGCTCCAGGAGACGCCGGGTGTCAGGGTGAAGCTGAAGGCCGCGTACCTGAAGCGCTGCTACACCGAGCGCCAGATCAGCACGTGCTACGAGTGGCTGAGCACACCGGACCCCGACCGCGGCGAGGCGGCGGTGGCGCTCCAGTCCATGGGCGGGCAGACCAACGCGGTGGCGCGGGACGCGACTGCCGTGGCGTTCCGGGACACAGTCCTCCAAGCCCTGTACTACAGCACGTGGGCGGAGGAGTCCCAGGACGAGGCCGCGCTGGACTGGATGAGGCGGTTCTACCGCGAGATGTACGCCGAGACCGGGGGCGTCCCCGTGCCAGGGGACGTCGACGGCGGCTGTTTCGTCAACTTCCCCGACAACGACCTGGCCGACCCGCGCTGGAACACCTCGGGGGTGCCGTGGCCGGAGTTGTTCTACCGGGACAACTACCCCCGTTTGCGGCAGGCCAAGGCGAAGTGGGATCCGAACAACGTCTTCCGGCATGCCTTGTCGATCGAGCTCCCCGAGTAG